TCGCGTCGCATGGGTTTCGGCCTGATGGCCGGATCGTCACTTCCGGTAACCTGGCGTCAGCCGTCTGCCGACCTGCCTCGTGGCGCGCGAGTTGAGGAGGTGGTGGGGATCTGGAGCGGGTGGCTCGACGGGGGTGACTTCCACGTGCTGGAAGCCATGCAATGCCTGATGGAGCGTCGTCGCGGCGGCGAGACTGGTGTTCGCGCCGTGGAGGCCCTGCGCGGAGAACGCTTTTGGAAGGCGCTGGAGGCCGGATCCTGGGAAGCAGGAGGGTGGGATCGAAAATTGCTGGATTCGGCGTTGTCACGCAGCAACCAGCTGAACCCGTCTCGCGAGACCTACAGCAATGTCTTTCCGTCGACGGCCGATTTAAAGCGGCTGGCACCTGATTCCTACGCTTATCGCATCGAATACCTGGATGGCTTGCGCGCCACCGTCGTTCAACTTCGCGGGAAGGTCGTGGGGGATTGCAATGTCGCCGCTCGACTGCACGGTGGGGAAGTCTTCTCGCTGCAGTTTTACCTGCCGTACTACACAATGAGGAATTTTTTCAGCCCGCTGGTTCATCACATCGAGGCCCTCTTTAACACCGGTCGCTCTCCCTATCCGATCGAGCGCACGTTGCTGACCACCGGGCTTACGGCGGCGGGAATCGAATCCCTCTTCCAGCAGCAGCGCCGTTTGGAGACCCCGCACTTGCACATCCGGTATCAACCCACTCGCGAGTCCACCTACTGGAGAAGCTAACCATGAATCGACGACATTTCCTTCACAGCTTGGGTGCGGCCGGCTTGGCAGTCGGCGTTGCTCCGGTCTGCGGTGCGACGGTATCAAACAAGCCACTTCGGGTGGCGATTGTTACCACGGTCTGGACCTATCTCTCCCATGCCCAACACATGGGCGATCGCTTTCTGGTCGGCTACCCGCGTCATGGTTCGTGGCATCTACCTCCTCTCAAGGTGGTGTCCCTGTACGTCGACCAGCGTCCGGCTGGCGACCTGAGCGCGCAGCGCGCCCGCGAACATGGGTTTTCGATCTACCCCACCATTGCCGAAGCCCTGCGCTGCGGGGGATCGCGTCTGGCGGTGGATGCGGTGGTGATTATTGGCGAGCACGGGGACTATCCACGGAATGCCAAGGGACAGATTCTGTATCCCCGGTATGAGTTTTTTCAGGAAGCCGTGCGAGTCTTCGAACAGGACGGTCGAGCGGTCCCGGTCTTCAACGACAAGCACCTTTCCTATAGCTGGGAGAAGGCCCGGCGGATGGTCGCCGATTCCAAGCGCTTGAAGTTCCCCTTCCTGGCTGGCTCGTCGCTGCCGGTCACGTGGCGGCTCCCCGCGGTCGAGATTCCCTATGGTGCCCGCATCAAGGAAGCGCTGATGGTGGGAGTAGGGGGATCGGATCCCATGGACTATCATGCCTTGGAGGCGATGCAGTGCATGGTGGAGCGACGTCGGGGCGGGGAGAGTGGCATCCGCTCCGTCCAGATGCTGGAGGGCGATGCGGTCTGGCGGGCGGGAGAGCAGGGGCGCTGGTCTCGTCGGCTCCTGCAGGCGGCGTTGTCCCGCTCGGATTCTTTGCAGGGAGATTCCGACCTCGATTCGCGCCCTCAGGACTTGGCCTCGAACGGGAAGCTTGCCGGGTTGGTCAAGAATCCGGCTGCCTACTTGATCGAACGGAACGATGGGCTGCGCACCACACTGCTTATGTTGAACGGCGCGTTGCAGGACTTCAACTTCGCCGCGGAGTTGCCGAATGGAGAGATCGTTTCGACCCAGTTCTTCTTGCCGCCTACCCCGAACGTGACGTACTCGGCCTGCTTGGTGGCTCAAATCGAGGAGATGATTGTCAAGGGACGCGCACCCTATCCGGTGGAGCGCACCCAGATTTCCAGCGCGATGCTCGATCGCTGTTTGGACTCGAAGGTGTCGGGATATGCACGGATCGAGACTCCCGAACTCAACATTCGCTATCGGGCTCCACGGGAATCTCGGTTTGGGGGCTGAGTTCGTGGAGTGGGCGGTTAGAAGTGCGTGAGGCTTGGAAAGGAAAAGTCACCCAGGTAGGGCGAGACTCCGTCGAGTCCTTGAATGCTCCAGGCTCAGCTGCACGCCGAGGGTGATCCCCGATGAGGGCCTCACCACGTGGATGCTCCCTCTGCGGTTCTCGCGGACGCTCCCTCACCCCTTTGAAACGTTGGGCATTCATCGGCTCGACGGAGTCTCTCCCTACCTTGTTGGAGGTTGGTGGCCTCAGCTCCCGATCTTTGACTCTTGCAGCTTCCCGTGAAACCTGGCATCACGAGCCCCCATTTCGTTTTGCCTGTGGCTGACTTACTCTATTCCGATCCCGAACGGTTTTGGGCTCGACTGCGGGATGAACACTTCCTGCTCGCGCCATCCCGAGTCTTTCTCAATCCTGGCAGCCTGGGCGTCATGCCGCGGTCGGTGCTCCAGGCGGTGACTGATTCGCTGACGCGCGGGGCGGAGTATCGCAGCGATGTCATGCATCGCTGGGGCTATGAGGCTTTGGAAGCGGAACGATCCGAGATGTCGGAATTCTTGGGCTGTCGCCTCGAAGAGCTGGCGTTCACCCACAACTGTACCGAGGCGATGAGCTACATCGCGAACGGTTTAGAACTCCAAGCGGGGGATGAGGTGCTCACAACCAATCAGGAGCATCCCGGAGGCAGTGCGTGCTGGAAACTGCGTCAGGCACGCCATGGGATCGTTGTTCGCGAGGTGGAGATTCCGCTGACTCCCCAGGGCCCGGAGGAGTTGGTAGACCGAATTCTTTCCGCGATATCGCCTCGGACGCGGGTGCTGAGCTTCAGCGGCGTGACCAGCCCCACCGGATTGGTTTTGCCGGCCAAGGAGATCTGTCGTGGCGCCCGTGAACGAGGGCTGATCGTGGTTCTCGATGGGGCACATATGGACGGTCAGGTGCCGGTGAATCTCCGCGACTTGGGATGCGATTATTTTGCCGGCAGCCCGCATAAATGGCTGTTCGCCCCCCCAGGCTGTGGCTTGCTCTTCGGGCGGGACACCCTTCTGGACGCCTTGTGGCCGTCGGTGGTCTCGGCGGGTTGGGACAATAAGGCCGGGCTGCATGCCGCCCGCTTCATGATGACCGGCACCAATAATCGATCGACGATTGATGGCATGATCGCGGGACTGCGTTTCCTGAGGAACCTGGGCGAGTCCGTCACCTTTGCTCGCATGCATCAGTTGGCTCGTTTGACCCGCGGTCTCGCCGCCAGTCGGGACTACCTCGAGGTGATCACTCCGGACGACTCACGCCTGTTTCAGGCCATGGTCTCCATCCGATTCAAAACGGATCCTGGGGAGTCCTTGTGGTCTGCTTTGGTGGCGGCCAACATCCATGTGTTGCGCGGTCAGCGCCTTCGCCTCTCGACCCAGGTTCATACGCGGCCCTCCGACATCGAAACATTCTTCGCCGTCTGCGACCAGGTGCTCGCTTGCTGATCCAGCTGATGAAAATTCGCCCGTCCACTCACGAATTCTTTGGTGGCCCCTGGCCTGACGGGTCCCCGGTCCGGTTCGGCCCGAACTCCGTCACCCGCTGGATGGTAGGGCTCATGATCGCCTCAGGGCTGACCGGGGCGGCCTTTTCCGCCGAGTGGACCATCCGCAACTCCGGCACGCGGCAAATTTTGAGTGGGGTGGAATGGTACAACGGACTGTTCCTCGCCGTGGGTTCCCAAGCCGGCTTGAAAAGCGCCGCTGGCGCTCCTCTGCAAAACCTCTTGCTGGCATCCAGAGGAGGGGAGGTCTGGCTGCCTCAATCTCTCCTTGTCAAAAACTCGCTTGCTGACCTCCACGCGGTTGGCACGAACCTGGTTGCGGTGGGCCACGAGGGGACCGTCTTGATCTCGGGCGGGGGCGGACGATGGGTAACCGGCATGTCCGAGGGACGTGGCACTCTGCACTCCGTGGTTGCGGGCGCGGGTCGTTGGGTGGCCGTGGGTGCCGGAGGGGTCCTGCAGACCTCTTCGGACGCTCACCGGTGGCAACTGATCTCCGGCCCAACACGATGGAGCCTCATGCGCGTCGCCCATGGACATGGCGCATTTATAGCGGTGGGTGACCTGGGGACCATCCTGCGCAGCACGAACGGGTTGGATTGGACGCTTCACCCTGGCGGTACGCGCAATCTGCTGCTGGGAGTTGCAGCATATAACGGTGGATTCGTGGCGGTGGGCGATCAAGGAACCATTCTGCTGTCGAAGGATGGTTTGAGCTGGCAGGCGGCGAAATCCAACACTCGAGCCTTGCTCACCAGCGTGACTGATGGTCCTCGGGGGTTGGTTGCGGTGGGAGCGGGCGGAACGGTGGTGAGCAGTGCTGACGGACAAACTTGGGTGGCCTCTCAGCATCGACCGCATGCCCTGCTTTTAGATGTGGCGAGCGGAGGAGGAAGCTATGTTGCCGTTGGCGACCTGGGTTGCATTTTGCAGTGGGCGGACCTGAGGGTTCCGTCGCCGCCATGATTTGGACTTGAGGCCTCCGCGGCTGGGTGCTATTGCCAGCGGGTGATGCTTCTTCGCCTGAATCTGATGAATCTTCGGACCGCCTTTGCTCTCGTTGGGTGTTTAGTGATGGCTGCCCACCCTACCGGTGCGCAAACGCCGGTGTCCACGCTCGATACCAAGCCTGCTTTCATGCAGGTGGTGACCAACTTCGTTTATCGTACGAATGCCATTGTGGTGACCAACTACGTCGTCACCACCAATGCCGTCGCTGTTACCAATTATTACAACGCCCAAGGGGTTTTCCTTCAGCCGGTCACCAGCATCCCGGGGCTGGTTCCGATTCCTCAGACTCCTGTCCCGGCGGCCGCGCCTGCGCCTGCTCCTGCTCCAGCCGCTCCGGATCCGGCGGTGGTCAAGGCCGGCCAGCTCCAGGCGGTGCGTGATCTGCTCATACAAGGTTTAGCCACCTCCTCAAACCAGCTGGCCCTTGCGGGCAGCTTTACCACCAACGTTCAGCAGCAGATCCAGATCCCGCAGGGGTTGACCTCGTTTGATCGACGCAAGAGCCAGTCCCTGATCACGGCGATGAATTTGACGGCGGAGAAGGCCGCCCCGTCGGTGATCGCGCTGCTGGCCAAGACCGCGGGCCAATTCCAAACCGACGACCCGGCTGCGGTGATCAAGGGGAATGCCGATGCCGCGACTCGCGGCTTCCTGACCTCGCAGCGGCCGGCGTTGGATCCCCAGATTTTCCTGCTGGTGCAGCAGGCCGCGGCCGACACCCGGCTTCGAGAGACTTACAACAGTGTGATGCTCAAGGGCGGGGGGTTGCTGGGTGCCGTTCTGGGCTCGGGCCCGGCGGTGGATATCGAGGCTCATGTTACTCAGGGGCTGCTGCAAGCCATTGTTAACCACTGGGCCGTCCAGGAGAAAACCATTCGAACCGATGCTGCTGCGCGAAAGACCCCGGCGCTGCAGCAGGCCTTCAAATAGGGCGATGTCCCGACTTGGCGGGAGTTTACTGTGGGTGGGGCTCGGTCTCGCCTGCGGGCCTTTGCTTATGTCCCAAACGCCATCGCCATCCTTGTCGCCATCGCTCGGCATGGCCAATCACGAACGGTGGATGTCGGCGGCCCCGGCAGTGCCGGAGTTCATTGTTCCCGCGACGGTGGAAGAATGGATCCCGAAGCGGCATGAGATCCGCTCTCGGCTCCTTTCGCTGCTAGGCGAGCTCCCGGCTCGGCCCCGGGTGCCCCAGGTTCGCTTGGTGAGCCGAGTCCAGCGAGACGGCTTCGTGGAGGAAATGTTCCAGTTCGACAATGGCGCGGGCGCCGTCGTCACCGGCACCTTGCTGCTTCCCGAGAAACGCTCGGGACTCGCTCCGGCGGTGCTCTATTGCCATTGGCATGGCGGACACTATGACTCGGGACGCCAGGAGCTTTTCCAGACCAATGCCGTTCCGGAACCACCCGGCCCAGCTCTCGTTCGGCAGGGTTATGTGGTGCTGGCGATCGATGCCTATTGCTTCGGCGAACGAAACGGCGCCGGCCCCGGTGGGGCGGCGGAGAAGGGCTCGGGCGGTGAAATGACCGCCTCCAAGTTCCAGCTCTGGATGGGACGTACGCTGTGGGGGATGATGATCAGGGATGATCTCATGGCGTTGGATTATCTGTGCAGCCGTCCCGAGGTGGATGCTCAGAGAATCGCCGTTACTGGTATCAGCATGGGGGCCACCCGAACCTGGTGGATTACCGCTTTGGACGACCGTCCTAAGACCGGCATCGCGGTCGGGTGTTTGACCCGGTATCAAGACCTCATTCAGGCCGAGGGACTCAAGCATCATGGGATTTACTACTTTGTTCCCGGGATGCTTCGTCACTTTGACACGGAGGCGGTGGTTGCTCTTTCGGCCCCGCGGCCGATGTTGTTTATGACCGGAGATAAGGATCAGGGTTCTCCCGCTTCGGGAATCCGAACCATTGATGCCAAAGTCCGGCTGATCTATGGGCTGCATGGCCGTGCGGATGCTTTCGTGAATGAGATCTATCCGGGAGTGGGGCATGTCTACACGCCCGAGATGTGGCGGCGGACCCTGGCTTGGTTGGATCGGGAGCTGAGCCCGAAGTTTTGAGTCGCTTGCTGAAGGTGACTTTTCCATACTTTCATCGTGATGAAGTCAATGACGGGTCATGGATGGGGCGAGCACGCGGTCGATGGTCATAAGATCTCCGTGGAGCTGAGTTCGGTGAATCGCAAACAGAGCGAGATCACGGTCAATATGCCTCGCGAACTGGATGCCTTGGAATCCCGGATTCGCGATGAAGTCAACCGCAAGGTGGCGCGGGGGCGCGTGCTGGTGAGCATTTCGCTGCATGCCATGGAAGGGCAGGAGGCGGCCTCGGTTGCCCTGAACGTTCCGTTGGCGCGCGCCTACACCAAAGCCTTTCGTAAGCTTGCCAAAGACCTCGGGCTTAATAGCGAAGTGACCCTGGACCAGGTGCTTCGATCTCCTGGCGTGGTTCAAAACAATCAGGGCCTGGCGGAGCCGGAATCCTATTGGGCTGGGATCAAGGCCGCCTTGGAGAAGGGTCTTGAACAGTTGGTTCAAATGCGGGAGCGGGAGGGAAAACATCTGCTCAAGGACTTGAGCTCCCGGATTAAATCCATGCGGCAGGCGGTGGCGCGCGTGCAGAAGCAAGCGCCGCAGGTGCAGGAACGCTATCGTCAAAATCTGCTGGAACGAATCCGGGCTGCCGGTTTGGACAACGCCGATCTTCAGGACGATCGTCTGCACAAGGAGGTCATCTACTTCGCGGATCGATCGGACATATCCGAAGAGCTGACCCGTTTGCGCGCCCATTTTGATCAGTTTGACACAGTAGTCCAGCAGGCGGATCCGGTTGGCCGAACCCTTGACTTTCTGGCGCAGGAATTGAATCGGGAGATCAACACCCTGGGAGCCAAGGCGAACGACAGCCAGATTTCCCGAGAAGTGGTGCTGCTGAAGACCGAGTTGGAAAAGTTTCGCGAACAGGTTCAGAACGTCGAATGACCATCAGTCGATGAAGACTCAAGAAGGATCTAGTCCATTGCTCGTGCTGCTCTCCGCTCCCTCGGGGGCTGGCAAGACCACCCTTTGCCAGGAGCTTCTCGCCGCACGACCTGGCTTCACTCGGGCCATTACCTGCACCACCCGCCAGCCCCGGCCCGGAGAACGAGAGGGCATCGACTATTTCTTCTTGGACCAAGCCACCTTCCGCCGCCGGCTCGAGGCGGGGGACTTCTTAGAGCATGCGCGGGTCTACGAGAATTACTATGGCACCCTCAAAGCCGAGGTGACGGGGAAACTGCAGCAAGGCCTTGATGTGTTGCTGACCGTGGATGTTCAGGGCGCGCGGTCCATTCAGGCCATCGCGGCCGCCGATCCAGTGATGAATGCCGCTCTTGTCTCCGTCTTTCTGACTCCGAAGACCTTGGGCGAACTGGAGCAACGCTTGCGAAAACGCAACCAGAATGACCCAGCCGACCTTGCCAAACGGCTCGCCGAGGCTCGACGGGAGTTGGCCTGCTGGGAGGAATTTGCCTATCTCCTCATCAGTACCACCATTCCTGAAGACCTGAGACGCATGCTGGCGATTGTCGATGCCGAGCGGATGCGTCAGTCGCGCTCACTTCCTCCTGAATCATGAATACCCCTAAGCTCATCGTGCTCGGCGTCACCGGCTCGATCGCGGCACACAAGGCGGCCGATCTGACCAGCTTGCTCGCCAAGCAGGGATGCGATGTTCGAGTCGTGATGACCCGAGATGCCCAGCGATTTATTACCCCGCTCCCGTTTAAGACCTTGTCGCGGCATCCGGTCGTCACCGATCTCTACGATGAAGATGAGGGGTGGCAGCCGACTCATGTCAAGTGGGCGGATGAAGCGGACTTGCTCTTGATAGCCCCGGCCACGGCCAACGTCATTGCCAAGTTGGCCGCTGGGTTGGCGGATGATGCGTTGACCTGCATCGCCCTGGCATTGCGTCCGGAGGCCAAACTGCTCATCGCCCCTGCCATGAATGGCAAGATGTGGCAACATCCGGCCACTCAGGACAATGTAGTCCGACTTAAACAACGGGGGGCTGAGTTTGTGGGCCCGGATTCCGGCCTCCTCTCCTGCGGGTATGAAGGGATTGGTCGGCTTGAGCCGGTGGAATCGATCGCCGAGACCGCTTTTGCCATGCTGGGTGTCAAGCGGCCTGGAGTGTCCAAGCCCCCTCGATCACGTGGCAAAGGTTGATTCCGGGTCAACTATGGAAGTCCGCGACCTAGCTTCCTTTCGATGGCTGGCGAGCGGCCGAGATGCTTTTGCAGCGATGCAGGCATCGATCGTGGCTGCCACGAAGTCGATCCTCCTGGAGACCTATATCTGTTCCGATGGGGTTATCGCGCGGGAGATCCGTGACGCCTTGGTGGCGGCCTGCAGACGGGGGGTGGAGGTCCAGGTCTTGATCGACGCGTTTGGGTCGATTGAGCTCAAGTCATCGTTTTGGGATCCGCTGGTGGAGGTAGGAGGTCAATTCCGATGGTTTAACCCTCTCGCCCTCGACCGTTTCGCCTGTCGAAACCATCGTAAGTTGTTGGTCTGTGACCGTGAAGTGGCCTTCGTGGGGGGATATAACCTGAGCGACGAGTATAACGGGGACGGGGTTGGCCAGGGGTGGCGAGATCTCGGGCTGGAGCTACACGGGGACATCGTTCCTGAGTTGGCTGAGAGCTTTGTCTTCATGTTCGGACAGGCGAGCGTGAGGCACGATTTGTGGCAGCGCATTCGTCCGTTGGGTCGTGACTCGGTGTCGGCTGGGCGCAATTGGAAACTTCTGCTGAACATCCCCAGTTTTCGGCGGCATGCGATCAAGCGGACTCTGGTTGAAGATCTAGCCCAGGCGAAATCCATTAGGATGATCGCGGCTTACTTTTTGCCCACTTGGCGCATTCGGACCACTTTGATGAGACGTGCTCGGGTTGGCGGTCGGGTGCAATTGATTTTGGCCGGCAAGTCGGATGTGCGGTTGGCCCAATTGGCCAGCCATCGGTTGTACGAGATGCTGCTGCGGGCGGGGGTAGAGGTTTACGAGTATCAGCCGCAAGTGCTCCATGCCAAGTTGGTGATCATCGACCACGCAGTCTTCGGAGGCTCCTGCAACATGGACCTTCGTAGCCTCAATGTGAACTATGAGCTGATGGTTCGTGTTTCGGATCCCAAGCTGGCCGAAGAAGCGCATGCTCTGTTCGAGGCTGACCTGGTCCATTGCCGCCGGATCACCACCGCAGAGTGGCGAGCGAAACGCGGATGGTGGACCCGAGTACAGGAGAGTGTCGCGTATTTTCTCCTCGCTCGTCTCGATCCTTTCATAGCTCGCTGGCAGATGCGTAGTTTGAGGTAGTGGTGTAAGTGGCTTCTAAATAGTTGGTTGCGTGTTTTCTGGGTGGACTGAATCTCCGTCCCCTGAGTGCCGATGGAAGGAGGAAGATCGGAAGCTCTGAGCGAGGGTAGCATCAGCAGCCTCCGAGAGTTGAAGTCATTGCTATGAAAACCGCCTTTTGGTTCTTGATCGCCGTTGTTGGGGTGTTGCTGGCCATCACCGTTTCTGAAACTGAGAAGCTCAAGGTCGCCTATAGCGAGCTGGACCAGAGCATGGCGCAGAATGCCAAAGTCAACGCCAAGTTGCTCCAGCTTCAACGGAAGAACATCGCCGTTGCACAAACTCCTGCTCCGTAAGCAGAATTTCCTCAAGGTTTTCTTCCGAACGATCGATGTCTCAAGAGTTGCTGAGACACGGCTCAGCTAGAATCTCGTGTGATATCCATGCTTATCCAATTTCAAACCCAGTGGAATCGCAAGATGGGGGACTCTGATCGAAGGGTCGCCGCCTTCCTGTGCCTGGCCCGCTTTCATGATTTGAACGCTCGACGCGCTCAGGAGAAACTCGCCTCTCCTACCCAGCCCGGTCTGCCTCCAGTGCGGTTGATCCCGCGTCGACGCCCCTCAGCTTGAGTTGAGTTTAGCCAGGGTGGGTGGAGTGCGCCAGTTAGCTCTAGTTCTAGATTCAGTGAGAAAGGATGCTCGGATGAAACCCATTAACGACGACTTGGCCAAGCTTTTGAGGAGAACGATGGGTTTGAACCCCCAGGCCGTTTCCCCCAGCAGCCTCGAGGAGGCCGTCGCCGCCCGTATGTCGGATCACGGGATCCGGAGCCGGGCCAAATACCTGGCAATCTTGCGGTGCTCACGCCAGGAGAGACAGAGCCTGGTTGAGGGCATCCGCCTCCCTTCCGGAGACTTCTTTGCTCACATCGAACCTTTGCGGGCTTTGCAAAGGTGGGTGACGAACCATTGGCTGGCTCGTCCCTCCAAGAAACCGCTGCGGGTTCTGAGTGTCCCCTGCGCCACCGGGGAAGAACCCTATTCGCTGGCCATCTCCCTCCTGGAGTCAGGCTTGCAGGCGAGTCAATTCCATATCGATGCTGTCGATATCAATGATCGCGCCCTGAGACACGCGGCTGCGGCCTTCTATCCAGACGGCGCTTTGCGTCATACGCCGGAACCCATTCGGGATCGTTACTTTCAGAGGGAATTCAGCGGACGCCGCATTTGTGCTTCCGTGCGTTCTCAAGTCGCTTTCCTGAAAGGTGATCTTCTCGGGAAGCTTCGGCTGTCCGACTCCTACGACATCATCTTTGGACGCAGCCTGATGATGTATTTCGTCGCGCCGGCTCAGCAGCGGATCCTCAAGCAATTGGAAAGACTGCTCCGCCCGGGAGGCTTGTTGATCGTCGGCCCCACGCAAATCCGGACCAACAAAAAGGCCGAGACGCCCACTTGGTCCACCCCGAATTCCGGCGGGTTGATCGGAAGTCAGTCGGTTTTGTCTCCGGTGGGGCTCCAGCTCTCGACTGTCTCGCTGAGCGACGAAGGCCGGGCTCGACTCCGCGAGGCGGCGAGTCTGGTGGATGCCCACCGTTGCAACGAAGCAGCTGATCTCTGCATTCGCGTGCTGCACGAACATCGGGCCGTCGCTCAGGCGATCTACCTGCTCGGTCGGATCGCCCAGGTGGAAGGCCGTCACTTTGAAGCCCGGGAATTCTTTCGCCGGGCTCTTTACCTCCAGCCGCGCCACCGGCAGGCTCAGGAGCACCTCAAGCAGGTGATTCCGCCCACGCGTCCGCGCCGGGTTCGAGCGTGAGTTCAGGCAGCTCTCGAGTCTTC
The window above is part of the Verrucomicrobiales bacterium genome. Proteins encoded here:
- a CDS encoding aminotransferase class V-fold PLP-dependent enzyme, which encodes MADLLYSDPERFWARLRDEHFLLAPSRVFLNPGSLGVMPRSVLQAVTDSLTRGAEYRSDVMHRWGYEALEAERSEMSEFLGCRLEELAFTHNCTEAMSYIANGLELQAGDEVLTTNQEHPGGSACWKLRQARHGIVVREVEIPLTPQGPEELVDRILSAISPRTRVLSFSGVTSPTGLVLPAKEICRGARERGLIVVLDGAHMDGQVPVNLRDLGCDYFAGSPHKWLFAPPGCGLLFGRDTLLDALWPSVVSAGWDNKAGLHAARFMMTGTNNRSTIDGMIAGLRFLRNLGESVTFARMHQLARLTRGLAASRDYLEVITPDDSRLFQAMVSIRFKTDPGESLWSALVAANIHVLRGQRLRLSTQVHTRPSDIETFFAVCDQVLAC
- a CDS encoding DUF4197 family protein, translated to MNLRTAFALVGCLVMAAHPTGAQTPVSTLDTKPAFMQVVTNFVYRTNAIVVTNYVVTTNAVAVTNYYNAQGVFLQPVTSIPGLVPIPQTPVPAAAPAPAPAPAAPDPAVVKAGQLQAVRDLLIQGLATSSNQLALAGSFTTNVQQQIQIPQGLTSFDRRKSQSLITAMNLTAEKAAPSVIALLAKTAGQFQTDDPAAVIKGNADAATRGFLTSQRPALDPQIFLLVQQAAADTRLRETYNSVMLKGGGLLGAVLGSGPAVDIEAHVTQGLLQAIVNHWAVQEKTIRTDAAARKTPALQQAFK
- a CDS encoding prolyl oligopeptidase family serine peptidase translates to MSPSLGMANHERWMSAAPAVPEFIVPATVEEWIPKRHEIRSRLLSLLGELPARPRVPQVRLVSRVQRDGFVEEMFQFDNGAGAVVTGTLLLPEKRSGLAPAVLYCHWHGGHYDSGRQELFQTNAVPEPPGPALVRQGYVVLAIDAYCFGERNGAGPGGAAEKGSGGEMTASKFQLWMGRTLWGMMIRDDLMALDYLCSRPEVDAQRIAVTGISMGATRTWWITALDDRPKTGIAVGCLTRYQDLIQAEGLKHHGIYYFVPGMLRHFDTEAVVALSAPRPMLFMTGDKDQGSPASGIRTIDAKVRLIYGLHGRADAFVNEIYPGVGHVYTPEMWRRTLAWLDRELSPKF
- a CDS encoding YicC family protein, translating into MTGHGWGEHAVDGHKISVELSSVNRKQSEITVNMPRELDALESRIRDEVNRKVARGRVLVSISLHAMEGQEAASVALNVPLARAYTKAFRKLAKDLGLNSEVTLDQVLRSPGVVQNNQGLAEPESYWAGIKAALEKGLEQLVQMREREGKHLLKDLSSRIKSMRQAVARVQKQAPQVQERYRQNLLERIRAAGLDNADLQDDRLHKEVIYFADRSDISEELTRLRAHFDQFDTVVQQADPVGRTLDFLAQELNREINTLGAKANDSQISREVVLLKTELEKFREQVQNVE
- the gmk gene encoding guanylate kinase; its protein translation is MKTQEGSSPLLVLLSAPSGAGKTTLCQELLAARPGFTRAITCTTRQPRPGEREGIDYFFLDQATFRRRLEAGDFLEHARVYENYYGTLKAEVTGKLQQGLDVLLTVDVQGARSIQAIAAADPVMNAALVSVFLTPKTLGELEQRLRKRNQNDPADLAKRLAEARRELACWEEFAYLLISTTIPEDLRRMLAIVDAERMRQSRSLPPES
- a CDS encoding phosphopantothenoylcysteine decarboxylase; its protein translation is MNTPKLIVLGVTGSIAAHKAADLTSLLAKQGCDVRVVMTRDAQRFITPLPFKTLSRHPVVTDLYDEDEGWQPTHVKWADEADLLLIAPATANVIAKLAAGLADDALTCIALALRPEAKLLIAPAMNGKMWQHPATQDNVVRLKQRGAEFVGPDSGLLSCGYEGIGRLEPVESIAETAFAMLGVKRPGVSKPPRSRGKG
- a CDS encoding methyltransferase domain-containing protein; the protein is MKPINDDLAKLLRRTMGLNPQAVSPSSLEEAVAARMSDHGIRSRAKYLAILRCSRQERQSLVEGIRLPSGDFFAHIEPLRALQRWVTNHWLARPSKKPLRVLSVPCATGEEPYSLAISLLESGLQASQFHIDAVDINDRALRHAAAAFYPDGALRHTPEPIRDRYFQREFSGRRICASVRSQVAFLKGDLLGKLRLSDSYDIIFGRSLMMYFVAPAQQRILKQLERLLRPGGLLIVGPTQIRTNKKAETPTWSTPNSGGLIGSQSVLSPVGLQLSTVSLSDEGRARLREAASLVDAHRCNEAADLCIRVLHEHRAVAQAIYLLGRIAQVEGRHFEAREFFRRALYLQPRHRQAQEHLKQVIPPTRPRRVRA